In Candidatus Methylomirabilota bacterium, the following proteins share a genomic window:
- a CDS encoding phosphatase PAP2 family protein, giving the protein MTAPRILALAAACFALLTLAVITLDTTAVDVPVRDALLAHASPGLLAAMRVINRAGSWKVLLPATVLLVLAVPRARARWWLWIGLMLVAPATEGLLKTLVGRPRPEDLSMGFPSGHATAATAFFGALIHLAQGLPRPARRLVSVVAVVVIVLVAVARVTLRAHWPTDAAGGIALGAALASAAALIDRRRAS; this is encoded by the coding sequence GTGACCGCGCCCCGGATCCTCGCGCTCGCCGCGGCGTGCTTCGCGCTGCTCACCCTCGCGGTGATCACGCTCGACACGACCGCCGTCGACGTGCCCGTGCGCGACGCGCTCCTCGCCCACGCCTCGCCCGGCCTCCTCGCGGCGATGCGCGTGATCAATCGGGCGGGAAGCTGGAAGGTGCTGCTCCCCGCGACGGTCCTGCTCGTGCTCGCCGTGCCCCGCGCGCGCGCGCGCTGGTGGCTCTGGATCGGGCTGATGCTCGTGGCGCCGGCGACCGAGGGCCTGCTGAAAACCCTCGTGGGCCGGCCGCGTCCTGAGGACCTCTCGATGGGCTTCCCGAGCGGCCACGCGACGGCGGCCACCGCCTTCTTTGGCGCGCTGATCCATCTCGCCCAGGGACTGCCGCGGCCCGCGCGGCGTCTCGTGAGCGTCGTGGCGGTGGTCGTGATCGTGCTTGTCGCCGTGGCACGCGTCACGCTACGGGCACACTGGCCGACCGACGCGGCCGGCGGGATCGCCCTCGGCGCGGCGCTGGCGTCCGCCGCGGCGCTCATCGACCGGCGCCGAGCCTCCTGA
- a CDS encoding iron chelate uptake ABC transporter family permease subunit, with protein MAAELLALLWVPFLMCLVLTGIHAYLGVHVLAREVVFVDIALAQIAALGATAAFFLGYELDTWESYACGLAATLLGALVLAVTRSRRRHVSQEAVIGVVYAVSAAAAVLLADRSPHGAEQVRTMLVGNLLAVRGPEVVEVAALYAAIGVFHWLCRRPFFLISTDPAAAFSEGWRVRLWDFLFYASFGVVVTSSVRIAGVLLVFSYLIVPALAGIMLGATIRSKLLIGWGVGALVSVLGIAASAIFDLPTGATVVCAFGLTLVALWLVFLVAARRTPLRKDTL; from the coding sequence GTGGCCGCCGAGCTCCTCGCCCTCCTCTGGGTGCCCTTCCTCATGTGCCTCGTGCTGACGGGGATCCACGCCTACCTCGGCGTCCACGTGCTGGCGCGCGAAGTCGTCTTCGTGGACATCGCGCTCGCCCAGATCGCGGCCCTCGGCGCCACCGCGGCGTTCTTCCTGGGCTACGAGCTCGACACGTGGGAGTCGTACGCGTGCGGGCTCGCCGCCACGCTGCTCGGGGCCCTCGTGCTCGCAGTGACGCGCAGCCGGCGGCGGCACGTTTCTCAGGAGGCGGTGATCGGCGTCGTCTACGCGGTGTCGGCGGCGGCGGCCGTGCTCCTCGCCGACCGGTCCCCGCATGGCGCCGAGCAGGTGCGGACGATGCTCGTCGGCAACCTCCTCGCGGTCCGGGGCCCCGAGGTGGTGGAGGTCGCCGCGCTCTACGCGGCGATCGGCGTCTTCCACTGGCTGTGCCGCCGGCCGTTCTTCCTCATCTCGACGGACCCCGCCGCGGCGTTCAGCGAGGGCTGGCGGGTGCGGCTGTGGGACTTCCTCTTCTACGCGTCGTTCGGCGTCGTCGTGACCAGCTCGGTCCGCATCGCCGGCGTGCTGCTCGTGTTCTCGTACCTGATCGTGCCCGCGCTCGCCGGGATCATGCTCGGCGCCACGATACGGAGCAAACTCCTGATCGGCTGGGGCGTCGGCGCGCTCGTGAGCGTTCTCGGCATCGCCGCCTCCGCCATTTTCGACTTGCCGACGGGCGCGACGGTCGTCTGCGCCTTCGGCCTGACGCTGGTCGCGCTGTGGCTCGTCTTTCTCGTCGCCGCGCGGCGGACGCCGCTCCGGAAGGACACGCTATAG